A window of Streptomyces broussonetiae genomic DNA:
TACGGGCACACCAAGGGCGTCGAGACCACCACCGGTCCGCTGGGCCAGGGTGTCGCCAACGCGGTGGGCATGGCGATGGCCGCCCGCTACGAGCGCGGCCTGTTCGACCCGCAGGCGCCGCAGGGCGAGTCGCCCTTCGACCACTTCGTGTACTGCATCGCCGGTGACGGCTGCCTCCAGGAGGGCATCTCCGCCGAGGCGTCCTCGCTGGCCGGCCACCAGAAGCTCGGCAACCTGATCCTGCTGTGGGACGACAACCACATCTCGATCGAGGGCGACACCGAGACGGCTGTCTCCGAGGACACCGTCAAGCGCTACGAGGCCTACGGCTGGCACGTGCAGCGTGTGGAGGCCAAGGAGAACGGCGACCTGGACCCGGAGGCGATCTTCGCGGCGATCCAGGCGGCCAAGGCGGTCACCGACCGGCCGTCGTTCATCGCGATGCGCTCGATCATCGCCTGGCCGGCCCCGAACGCGCAGAACACCGAGGCCGCGCACGGCTCGGCGCTGGGCGCGGAGGAGGTCGCGGCCACCAAGCGCGTCCTCGGCTTCGACCCGGAGAAGAGCTTCGAGGTCTCCGACGAGGTCATCGCCCACACCCGCAAGGCCCTGGAGCGCGGCGCGCAGGCCAAGGCCGAGTGGGAGAAGTCGCTGCAGGTCTGGCGCGACGACAACGCCGAGCGGGCCGCCGAGTTCGACCGGATCAGCAAGGGCGAGCTGCCCGTCGGCTGGGAGGACAAGCTCCCGGTCTTCGAGCCCGGCAAGGGCGTCGCGACGCGTGCCGCGTCCGGCAAGGTGCTGCAGGCGCTCGGTGCGGTCATCCCGGAGCTGTGGGGCGGTTCCGCCGACCTCGCCGGGTCGAACAACACCACCATCGACAAGGACAGCTCGTTCCTGCCCGAGGGCAACCCGCTGCCGGAGGCCAACCCCTACGGCCGCACGATTCACTACGGCATCCGTGAGCACTCCATGGGCGCCGAGATGAACGGCATCGCCCTGCACGGCAACACCCGTATCTACGGCGGCACGTTCCTCGTCTTCTCCGACTACATGCGCAACGCGGTGCGCCTGTCGGCCCTGATGCACCTGCCGGTGACGTTCGTGTGGACGCACGACTCCATCGGCCTCGGCGAGGACGGCCCGACCCACCAGCCGGTCGAGCACCTGGCCTCGCTGCGCGCCATCCCGGGCCTGAACATCGTCCGGCCGGCCGACGCCAACGAGACCGCGATCGCCTGGCGCGAGGTCCTCAAGCGCTACACCAAGGAGTTCGGCAAGGGCCAGCCGCACGGCTTCGCCCTCACCCGCCAGGGCGTGCCGACGTACGAGCCCAACGAGGATGCGGCGAAGGGTGGTTACGTCCTCTTCGAAGCGGACGGCGGCGCCCCGCAGGTGATCCTGATCGCCACCGGTTCCGAGGTGCACGTGGCCGTCGAGGCGCGTGAGCAGCTCCAGGCCGACGGTGTCCCCACGCGCGTGGTGTCGATGCCGTCCGTGGAGTGGTTCGAGGAGCAGGACCAGGGGTACCGGGACTCCGTGCTGCCGCCGTCGGTCAGGGCCCGCGTGTCGGTCGAGGCGGGTATCGGTCTCACGTGGCACAAGTACGTGGGGGACGCCGGCCGCATCGTTTCCCTGGAGCACTTCGGTGCTTCCGCCGACGGCAAGGTGCTCTTCCGCGAGTTCGGCTTCACTGCCGAGAACGTGGCCGCCAAGGCCCGGGAATCCCTCGCCGCCACCCAGCGCTGACGCCCATATACGACACGTAGGAGATGTAATTCCATGACAGACGCACTCAAGCGCCTCTCCGAGGAAGGCGTCGCGATCTGGCTGGACGACCTGTCGCGCAAGCGGATCACGTCCGGCAACCTCGCCGAGCTGATCGACCAGCAGCACGTCGTGGGCGTCACCACCAACCCGACGATCTTCCAGAAGGCGATCAGCGGCGGCGACGGCTACGAGCAGCAGCTCACGGACCTCGCCGCCCGCAAGGTCACCGTCGAAGAGGCCGTCCGCATGATCACGACGGCGGACGTCCGCGACGCCGCCGACATCCTGCGCCCGGTCTTCGACGCCACGGACGGCCAGGACGGCCGGGTCTCCATCGAGGTCGACCCCCGCCTCGCCCACAACACCAGGGCGACCGTCGCCGAGGCCAAGCAGCTGGCCTGGCTGGTGGACCGCCCCAACACCCTGATCAAGATCCCGGCCACCAAGGCGGGTCTGCCGGCGATCGCCGAGGTCATCGGGCTCGGCATCAGCGTCAACGTCACGCTGATCTTCTCGCTGGAGCGCTACCGCGCGGTCATGGACGCCTACCTCACCGGCCTGGAGAAGGCCAAGGCGCGCGGCCTGGACCTGTCGCTCATCCGTTCCGTGGCGTCGTTCTTCGTGTCCCGTGTGGACACCGAGATCGACAAGCGCCTGGACGCCCTCGGCACCGACGAGGCCAAGGCGCTGCGCGGCAAGGCCGCCGTCGCCAACGCGCGCCTCGCCTACCAGGCGTACGAGGAGGTCTTCTCCTCCGACCGCTGGCAGGCGCTGGAGAACGCGGGCGCCCGCAAGCAGCGTCCGCTGTGGGCGTCGACCGGCGTGAAGGACCCGGCGTACCGGGACACGATGTACGTCACCGACCTGGTCGGTCCGAACACGGTCAACACCATGCCGGAGGCCACCCTGGAGGCCACCGAGGACCACGGCGAGATCACCGGCGACACCATCACCGGCACCTACGAGCAGGCCCGCGCCGACCTCGACGCGGTCGAGAAGCTCGGGATCTCGTACGACGACGTGGTCCAGGTGCTGGAGGACGAGGGCGTCGAGAAGTTCGAGGCGTCCTGGATCGACCTGCTGAAGTCGACCGAGGCGGAGCTCAAGCGCCTCACCCCCTCGGAGGGATGATTTGTCACCCCTCGTCGGATCCGGAGCGAACCCGCTTCGTGACCCCGCCGACCGACGGCTCCCGCGTATCGCGGGGCCGTCGGGCCTGGTGATCTTCGGCGTCACGGGCGACCTGTCGCGCAAGAAGCTGATGCCCGCGGTGTACGACCTCGCCAACCGGGGTCTGCTGCCGCCGGGCTTCTCGCTGGTGGGCTTCGCCCGCCGCGAATGGGAGAACGAGGACTTCGCCGCCGAGGTCCACGACGCCGTCAAGGCGCACGCCCGTACGCCGTTCCGGGAGGAGGTCTGGCAGCAGCTCATCCAGGGGATGCGCTTCGTCCAGGGCACCTTCGACGACGACGATGCCTTCGAGCGGCTGCGCGCCACCATCGAGGAGCTGGACAAGGCGCAGGGCACGGGCGGCAACTTCGCCTTCTACCTGTCGGTGCCGCCGCGCTCCTTCCCCGTCGTCATCCAGCAGCTCAAGAAGCACGGGCTGGCCGACCAGACCGGCGGTTCCTGGCGGCGCGCGGTCATCGAGAAGCCGTTCGGCCACGACCTGAAGTCGGCCGAGGAGCTGAACAAGGTCGTGCACGAGGTCTTCGAGCCGGACCAGGTGTTCCGGATCGACCACTACCTCGGCAAGGAGACCGTCCAGAACATCCTGGCGCTGCGCTTCGCCAACACGATGTTCGAGCCGATCTGGAACCGGTCCTTCGTGGACCATGTGCAGATCACCATGGCCGAGGACATCGGCATCGGCGGCCGGGCCGGCTACTACGACGGCATCGGCGCCGCCCGTGACGTCATCCAGAACCACCTCCTCCAGCTCATGGCTCTCACCGCCATGGAGGAGCCCGCCTCCTTCGGCGCGGACGCGCTGGCCGCCGAGAAGG
This region includes:
- the tkt gene encoding transketolase translates to MSTKPTTTDLEWTELDQRAVDTARVLAADAVQKVGNGHPGTAMSLAPAAYTLFQKVMRHDPADPEWVGRDRFVLSAGHSSLTLYTQLYLAGFGLELEDLESFRTWGSKTPGHPEYGHTKGVETTTGPLGQGVANAVGMAMAARYERGLFDPQAPQGESPFDHFVYCIAGDGCLQEGISAEASSLAGHQKLGNLILLWDDNHISIEGDTETAVSEDTVKRYEAYGWHVQRVEAKENGDLDPEAIFAAIQAAKAVTDRPSFIAMRSIIAWPAPNAQNTEAAHGSALGAEEVAATKRVLGFDPEKSFEVSDEVIAHTRKALERGAQAKAEWEKSLQVWRDDNAERAAEFDRISKGELPVGWEDKLPVFEPGKGVATRAASGKVLQALGAVIPELWGGSADLAGSNNTTIDKDSSFLPEGNPLPEANPYGRTIHYGIREHSMGAEMNGIALHGNTRIYGGTFLVFSDYMRNAVRLSALMHLPVTFVWTHDSIGLGEDGPTHQPVEHLASLRAIPGLNIVRPADANETAIAWREVLKRYTKEFGKGQPHGFALTRQGVPTYEPNEDAAKGGYVLFEADGGAPQVILIATGSEVHVAVEAREQLQADGVPTRVVSMPSVEWFEEQDQGYRDSVLPPSVRARVSVEAGIGLTWHKYVGDAGRIVSLEHFGASADGKVLFREFGFTAENVAAKARESLAATQR
- the tal gene encoding transaldolase — encoded protein: MTDALKRLSEEGVAIWLDDLSRKRITSGNLAELIDQQHVVGVTTNPTIFQKAISGGDGYEQQLTDLAARKVTVEEAVRMITTADVRDAADILRPVFDATDGQDGRVSIEVDPRLAHNTRATVAEAKQLAWLVDRPNTLIKIPATKAGLPAIAEVIGLGISVNVTLIFSLERYRAVMDAYLTGLEKAKARGLDLSLIRSVASFFVSRVDTEIDKRLDALGTDEAKALRGKAAVANARLAYQAYEEVFSSDRWQALENAGARKQRPLWASTGVKDPAYRDTMYVTDLVGPNTVNTMPEATLEATEDHGEITGDTITGTYEQARADLDAVEKLGISYDDVVQVLEDEGVEKFEASWIDLLKSTEAELKRLTPSEG
- the zwf gene encoding glucose-6-phosphate dehydrogenase, which codes for MSPLVGSGANPLRDPADRRLPRIAGPSGLVIFGVTGDLSRKKLMPAVYDLANRGLLPPGFSLVGFARREWENEDFAAEVHDAVKAHARTPFREEVWQQLIQGMRFVQGTFDDDDAFERLRATIEELDKAQGTGGNFAFYLSVPPRSFPVVIQQLKKHGLADQTGGSWRRAVIEKPFGHDLKSAEELNKVVHEVFEPDQVFRIDHYLGKETVQNILALRFANTMFEPIWNRSFVDHVQITMAEDIGIGGRAGYYDGIGAARDVIQNHLLQLMALTAMEEPASFGADALAAEKEKVLGAVRLPADLGKHTVRGQYAGGWQGGEKVIGYLEEDGIDAKSKTDTYAAIKLEVDNRRWAGVPFYLRTGKRLGRRVTEIAVVFQRAPHSPFDHTATEELGQNAIVIRVQPDEGITVRFGSKVPGTSMEIRDVSMDFAYGESFTESSPEAYERLILDVLLGDANLFPRTEEVELSWKILDPIEQYWDKHGRPAQYPSGTWGPAEADEMLARDGRSWRRP